GAGAGACAGAAGTAGGTAAAGCCTCCCTCACAAGATCCTTCCCACTAGCCTTCTGTCCGAATGGACCCCAGGGTGTGGCCTTGATCCCACTCTGACCTGGACGGTTTTCCTCAGCAGCTGCAGGCTTCTGCTTGGGTACCAGAAGCAGTGCCCCCAGCTGGTTGTCCTTGTCAAGAGGCTCCATGGCTCTGGGACCCCAGGCCCTGCCAACACGAGTAGAGAAAGGTTCACACAGGTGGGGAGAGGTAGACATGGCCAGCCCCGCTTTCGAAGACATTCTCTGACCCTAGGCAGCTGCCGGCCCTGGGAAGCtgccccacacccacccactttATCAACTGCCCAGTAAGGCCTGGGACAAGTTCATGGCTCTGTGCCCCTAGCATCTGTAATGCACTAAGTGCAGGAATGGGGCCCAAGAAGGTCAGAGCCTTCCCTGAGCAGGGTCCTCAAGGGCAACGGAGGTAGGTAATATGCTGTTCTAAACACAGCCCATTGGAGGATGCAGGGAGAACTGAGTCTGGGAGACGGTCTGTGGTCCCTAGTGCCTGCTCCTGGGAGGGAACTCCCGAGGAGGGAAGTCTGTGGGGTCCTAGAAGCTTCCAAACAGCCATGTTCTCCAGTTCCCCCAGTACATAAGACCACCCTTGCCTTCTGGGGCACTTACTTCTCTGTTTCCTGTTCAGGGAACACATATTTGCCTTTGGTCTTGACAGGGACCTAGGAGAAAGAGTCACaggcggggaggggggatttTGCTAATTAGTGACCCAAGGTTGGAGGACACCAAGGAGAGGCCACTCTAAGACCCACCTACAGGCTGGGCTTCAGTTTAGCCCGTGTTTAACTCTAGGGAATAAGGGTTATCATGGGTATCAGAACTGCAGATAGAGGACTTAGGACACCGGCCTGTTCCCAAACTGCCAACCTTCCTGAACACCCGGCCAGCTTAGGAAAAGATAGAGCTCCTCAGCTGGTCCCCAGGGCTCACTTTGGACTCTGCACCCTTACTCCACCCCAGGTTTTTTGCACTAATTAAGTCcatgcttgcccctccccctcctggcTAGTGGCCCAGAAGGTAGTCAGCTCCTCTGAACTTAATGAAGACAAAGCACCAAGAAGAACATGAGGCATTGGGTGACCCTGGGGAAGTGCCCAGCTCCAAGAAGCTGCGGGTGGCTGTGGAGGGTGGGTCTCCCTCATTCTCTTTTTCTGCCATGTGTGCAGAGTGAGTGGAGTCAGCTCAGGGCTAGCTCAGGGCATTGTCAGGTTTTCAGTCTGTCTATCAACCACGCCCTAAGTGAGTGTGCCCAGGCAAGCATGGAGAGGACCCACCTCACACAGGGTCTTCCAAGGCATTTTGGACTTCCATGTCCCCACCCATAACCATCTGTGTCATGCCCCATATCCTCTCATCCTGGGGCCACCAGAATACCATGAAGGATCATGTTTCCCCATCCTGGGGTCACCTGGGTGTCACGGAGGCTCACATCCCTATATGGTTACACGGGTGTGATGAAGACCCGTGTCCTTCGGGTGGCCTGGGTGTTGCGGAGACCCATATCCTCGTCTGGTAACCTCAGTGCCTTGGAGATGTGCCCAGTAGACCCCAGAAGAGCTCAGACCCTCCTCTTCCTGAGGCCCCTCATCTGTGCTCACATGGTGATGCTACCTCATTCAGCACACATCCTGGCCTTGCCTCCCTTCTCCTTGCCAGCTTAGGGGGTGGAGAGAAAGCGGTCCTTTCTGGTATTCCCAGCTAACTGAGGCAGAGGTTGGCAGCCAGGAATGGGGCCGGGAAGAGGGGCCCTGCATACCTGGTGTGCTGGGATTGCACCTGCCTCCCACAGCAGTGCAGCCACCAAGCAGGTGGCCAGGAGAAACCTAGGACCAAAGAGGGAATGTGAGACAGTGAGGTAGTCAAGACCTACTGGAGctggttgtgtgcatgtgtgtggacagAGAGACCAAGGTAGGTCTCTGCTGACCCATTGTTAGATCTTGGCTCTGGTCTCACGGAAAAGGACCTGCAGGCAGGATAAGCAAACGAGGTTCTGAGGACACTCCTGCTCTGTCTTGATGCCAAGTTCTCCACCTGTAGCCAAGACACCTCATGCCCTACTGTGACAGGACACTGGCAGTGCTGAGGATTCCAGAGGCTCCACAAGGACACACGTGTGGccttgaacacacatacatatgcctgAAAATGttgacaggggtgggggtggggaatggaggCCCTAGCACATTGCTGTGCCACAGTACCCCTGAGGCCATGATCTATGGTATTAGGAGTATCTTCTAGTGGGCCCTCAAGTGGCCAGTAGCCCCAGCCCCATCATGTAGACAGAAGAAATGCTGAACATGTGGTTGTAAagagatgtgcatgtgtgtgaagtatgtgtgtatttgttggtatatggcatgtgtgtatatacatgtgtgtgggtgggtgcatgCGCACACTTGCGCACACTGAATGAAGCCTCAAAGAATTCTCTCTTCTCTATGATTCAGCCCTTTGGGATAGGGATTAAAGGACAGCAGGTGGGGATCTGACCACATAGGCTTGAGAACCCCTGCCTCACCTCAGGACCACTAGGCAGAGGCCTATTTGTGTGCTGGGAAGAGAAATAAAcatggagaccctcatcctagccttTGTATTGTTCCCCACCACAGCCCCCACCCCGCCTCCCTGATGACTCAGGTTCTGTAggggacctaggcctccctgagGATCAAGCCCCAGCTCCCGGGTGACCAACTCTCAGGTTCCCTGATTCCTGCACTGCCTCTACCCTGCCAGCCCACAAAGGCCTGTTACATATCCCCCTGCCTCCCCTACCCTGCTACTGTCCCTTTTCTTTTGGGACTTCACAGCCTGGAATGTTGCTTCTTCCCAGGGGAGATTTAGGATCTAATGTTCCACCGGCTCAGGGACCCCATGGGACAAACCACTCTCATGCATATCTGGAGGCCACTTGAGCTGCTCTTAGAGGTAAACCCTGACTTGCAGACCGGAGGGTGAGTGTTTTACAGAAAAGAggtctttcctttccctccttccctccttccctccttccctcctttcctcccttcttccctccctccttccttcctttcttccctcccttcttccctccctcccttcttccctccttccttctttccttcttctcatcctccatcccttcttgtttcccttgcttcctccctctcttccttcctccctctcctcccctaagACCCTCCCCTGGAATTAGGCTTCCGGTTCGGATGGAGTAACTCTCAGGGCCTCTCTCTAAGCCAGAGCTCCTAGACTCAGACCCAGTGTGACCCTAACCACACAGCCAGGCCTGCCTTGGTCAACGCCCCCAGCTGCCAGCTTTTATGGGTAGAAAAGTTAGGGCCCAGAGGCCATGGCGTCACCTGTTCATGGCTGGGGCTCCTCTTCGGTGCTCTAGGCAAATGGAGAAGCTGCAGATTCCAGGGTCCAGGTGCCTGGTCCTCTTCCTCCCAACCCTGGCTGCTTAGGGTTTTATCTTTCCTACATGGGTGTGTCTGACCAGAGGTCAGGGGCCAGCAAGCACTGGGCCATAAGCCACGCCTGCCCCACCATGTAGCGAGAGCAGTGAGCACAGACTGAGCCCCGAGGAGACTGTTGATGTCCCACCTGCCAGTTCTGCCAGTTCTACCAGTAAGACCTGCATGCTTTAGCACTAGACTTCCCGCCGTGGCCACAGCACCCCTAACTCCCACAGCCCCCTCTTCTGCTTCGGTAGGTACCTGGCTCTGTGTCCTCTATGGTGCTAAGCTCCAGACTGCCAGCCCCCAGTACTCTTGTAGCTGAGTGGTCCTAGAGCTGGCCCAGGACAGGATTCTCTAGGTTAAAGTGAAGATCATAAAAACACCAGGCCCTGCTATGcttctcagccccacccctttcttTTGGGACGGATAGAGCAGTTGTCACTCCAAGAAGCAGCTGCACCTTGCGGGGGCTCCCACCAAATCCCAGAGAAGTGAGCATATCACCCTCAGAGAGGTGACTATGTTCAAAGCCCGTGGAATGGGTGCCCCCTAGTGGGGATAGCTAGTGACTGCAGATAGCCGGAGCTTCAGGGAGTCCCAAGAACAAGGAAGCCCCCTGGCCTCGGGGTATGCCCCAGACTGTTGAAATTCAAAGACATAATATTGAGAAGCTACTCAAATACACAGTACCAAATATGTCATTATAACAATCCTCTTCAGAGTGATGGGGACAGGCAGCAGCATTGGAAGAAGGCATACATCACCTTTCTCTATGGTCCAATGTTTCTTCTGTGAGTCCAAGGTTGCCAAGGTAtgttggtttgaataagaatgccccctTCATAGGCTTATACATTTTAATTCGTTAGCCtcagctggtggaactgtttgggagggATTAGGAGATATGGGCTTGTTACAGTGTCactgggcaggctttgaggtttcaatgCCCATGCCATTCcctcccagttagctctctctctctctctctctctctctctctctctctctctcctcaccctctcctctctctcctctcttctctcttttctctctcctctctcttctctcctctctcttctcaccctctcctctctctcctctcttctctcttttctctctcctccctcttctctcctctctctctctctctctctctctctctctctctgtgctgtgtgtatgtctctgtgtgtgtgtttgtgtctatgtatgtggtgtatgttgtatagtatctgtgtgtgtgtctatgtggtgtgtgtgtctatatggtatgtgtatgtgtgtgtggtatatgtgtgtatgcggtatgtgtctgtgtgtatgcatgctgtgtgtgatatgtgtgtgtgctgcgtgtgtggtatatgtgtctctctctgtgtctgtgtatctatgtggggtgtgtgtgtgtctatgtggtatgtgtgtctatgtggtgtctgtgtgtgtgtgtatgtgtgtgtgtgtgatgtgcgtCATGTTTATGGATCAAAGTGTAAGCTGTCAACAACTACGACagcccatgcctgcctgcttccacGCTCCCCACAATGACTGATGTAGACTCCCACCCTTTGAAACCATAAGCCCCAAACTGGAcatttttataagttgccttggtcatggtgtttgtcacaacattaaagaaataacaaagacatTTGGATACTGGAGTCAAGAAAGCTTCAAACCAATAATCCTCCACAAATAAAATAGTGTCAAgtggggcctagagagatggctcagaggttaagaacactgattgctcttccggaggtcctaagttcaaatcccagcaaccacaaggtggctcacagacatctgtaatgaaatctgacgccctctttgggtgtgtccgaagacaggtatggtgtatttatatataattaataaataaataaataaataaataaataaataaataaataaatctttaaaaacaatgtcaAGTAAAGTACACAAGAATTGATCCAAGAGTGTAAGGTGCACAAGAATTGATCCAAAGAGTGTAAAGTACACAGGAATTGATCCAAGAGTGTAAGGTGCACAGGAATTGATCCCAAGAGTGTAAAGCTGGTCTAGTATTTAATCTTCTAAGCTATAAATGAAGGACAAAGATCTTGTGCTTATTTTAATGATCAAAAAAAAAGCATTGACAAAAATCCAGTATCTATTTATGCTTAAAACAGGGGTGGAGCAGAgatacagctcagcagttaaaagggTATACAACTTGTAAAAAATGTCAAAGGCCAGTTTTGACATTCAGGGGGTAAACagaggcaggcatggagctgTGGTGTCAGAGCTGACAGGATCCACTGTTGATGGCAACCTGCAGTTAGAGAAACCACTCAGCacagttttctccaagggaacAAAGCTTGATTGGACCTGGTACCCAGTGACCAGTGAGAAACTCAGACCTCTTTTAACTCTTAGGGACcagtgagaaagaaagggaaagaaagacaattcacacacacacacacacacacacactgagtggatGAAGCAAAAGCAGTCTCCAATAATttaacacatacaaataaatacatatgaatatttgtacagacagacagatggatatatatatatatatatatatatatatatacattcatacatgaaATGGATGGTACAAAGCTCCAACAAGCAGACTCCAACcatttcacacatacatgtatacacacaatcacatatatacataacacatacatatacacatatgtatacacagttGGTGGGTGGAACTCCAACAcactttatttattcttctatcGCTTACatatcccagcaaaatctttcaagcagtatTGAATTATAATGTGTAATTCATtacattctgtttttcttccagtGAATGACAATGAAAAAAACATAAGTTCCCCAATACCTTTCCAAGAAATAACATTACTAGTacaagtaaagaaaacaaattgttcCCCAGGACTCACGTGCATTCataactaagcaacttgttatagattaacaagGTGTGAGCAAGCAGGGTAGTTTTCTCTGCCAGTTTCTCTTACTGACAGGCAGCAACTTGTGGTTACAAAGACAGAATCGAGTATTTTATAACTTGTCTTAAAAAGTAATCTTATAAGAATCGTAAAggaatcacaaatctaaacttttgTATAAAAAGTAATCAGTCATACCTACTTTATTTCCTCAGAGTATATTACTCTCATCAACAATTACTCATCAATAACTTTTATGAAATCAATAAGGAAGCTGAGGGCAAATATAGGTACAAGAAATCAATCATCACCtgtccagcctcagtgagagacaCGTCAGCCAGTGCAGCCATTGTTCTTGTTCCCTGACCTTAAAACTTCCTAGCTTAAATATTAAAAGTGCTCTTTACTGAACTTCAAAACtgttccctaagattttctacatcagaggCACTAGCAAAAACACCTTGACCTAGCTTCACTAATAACTTTATTTGCCCGAATGCTTTCTAAGGGTGGCAGTCACTGCTGAGAATCTACATCTCTAAGTCCTTTTCTATGGTGGTAGATAAATCATTAACCTGCTGCAGCAGCAATGGCTGAAAGAGATCAAGCACTATTCTGTGAGTGCCAGAGATGCTGCCCTGTGAGGGGCTGGAAACCCTTAGAGTTTTCATACAATTCTTAGATTAAGAGGAATGTGAGGGGCTTAAGAAGCAGAGCAAACCTCCCTGacagcatgaagtcctcaggacaGGTAGTCCTCACGGTCCTGGGCTGAGGGTGAGGGGCAGGGGCGGCATGTCTGCCTGAGGTAAACCTGTCAGGACTGTGCTAACCCATAGGCAgcattccatgagttctaaagtCACGTGTCATTCCTCTTGCATGGCCCTGGGCAACAACTATTGCAGAGGGACAAGAATTCAATTCTATGCCTCAGTCCTGTGCAGCAAACACCTACCTGTAACTCCCAGTTTAAGAGGGATAGGAAATAAGGAAGggatggaaagagggagggaaagaaccggaaaagaaagaataggaaagaaaaggaaaggaaaggaaaggaaaggaaaggaaaggaaaggaaaggaaaggaaaggagagagctgggtgtggtggaaaatacttgcaatcccagcactcaagaggctagGCCAGGAGAATAACAagtttcaaggctagcctgggctacataggcaGAGGGGAGATAAAATTATACCCTCAAAGTATCTTTATCTTTAGTCTCTTAATAACATGCCTTGGTGAGGAGTCGAAGCTGTTGCGGCAAGCAAAGCATATTTGCCCACAAATAGAAGAGACACAGGGCTTTTGAGGAACTCCTGACTCATGAGTTCCCCGTCCAGACCCTGGAAGCAAAAAGCTGGAAGTGAGCtagacagaaacaaaatgaaccgTGGATGGGGAGACGAGGCACCCTCGCTTTCAGCATCAACTACAGCATCCCTCCAGCATTCGATGGTCAGGAAGCCCTCACCAGGACAGAACATTGAAGCACAAGAGCCTGGTCAAAGGACAACTCCTAATCTCATGGCGTTAGCAGTAAAGAGTGAGGGCGGGAAGACCCTTGCAGTGACGTCACTGTTGGGAAGTCTTTGGGCCTTGACCAGGTTAgttttctctgccagttaaagaattaaaaggcagtAAAAATCTGGAGCACAACAGGTAGCCGCTAGGAAACCTCAAGTATCACAGACAGCAGCAGGCAGAGCAGTGGAAAAGTTTATTGGcatgaggaaacagagagagagagagagagagagagagagagagagagagagagagagagagagagagagaacaagatcCTCTGCAAACTAGAGGGCTGCTCTGGAAGCCAAAAGATCCAATGTCTTCTCTAGGCTGGGGttttttaagtctctgaagagtCTTCTTCCCCCTAATTTAAGATTGGTCAGTGTGAAGAGAGATATGGTCGCTGATTGGCCGTAACTGTTATGCAAACAGGACTGGGCCTTGAATCTGCTGAGCCAGTGCATCAGCAGGGAGCCTGCTGGGGGGTAGGAAAGGCCCAAAAGGTTTAAACTGACAGGCTTTTGTCTTAGGTCAGGAGAGTGAGGGAGCCAGCCATGGcccctttctctgcctgtctgtccacaGAAAGTTGGTCTAATTGCTAGTCTTTCAAGCTTGGACAAACGCTGCGGTGTATTCTGTAAGAGAGAAGTTAGTTTTTAGGCCACTGGTAGCTCTGAATGGAAGGCTCCTAAGATACACCACACTCAGCGGAGCTCGCCTGGGCTGGCCCTCCTGTGATCTCTAACAGACTTCCTTGTGGGCTAAGAACTGGACAGTGCTTTCCCAGCTGAGTGGATGGAGCTGAGCACATCCAATTAAACACCTTCCTTGACAACCTCGAAGGTTTTCAGCCAGAGCTTATCTATGGCCCTGCCAGGCACTCTGCTGAAGGTTCAGAAAATTTTTGCCAGCGAGGGAAACCTACCCTAACACCGGACATGCCCGGCCTTTGAAATGTTACTAACTTCATACTGTGAAAAAAGTAACAAACTTAAACATTGCTATTATGCTCCTACTTACTGTTAACTTGgacggagtgtgtgtgtgtgtgtgtgtgtgtgtgtgtgtgtgtttgcacacaacGTATTCTTTCTAGATTTTTGCAGAGGCCAACAGTGCTCAATAAAGctgttttatcaaaaaaaaaaaaatctgaaaaactcAGTAACAAGAAGACATACAACCTGACCGAAAATATTTAGAACATCTGAATTTATCTTTTACTAAAGAAGACAAGCAAAGGACCATTGGCCCCCAAGAGAAGGTGCCAGGCTTCAGTAACTAGAGTAATGTGGATGTGACTTGCAGAGTGCACCAAGCACTGTTGGGATACTGCTACTGGCTGAATTGTCTCCTCTAATGTCTCACATTGACATTCTAATCATTTAGAGCGTATCTGTAGACAGGATCTTTTTAAAAAGGCTGTAAAGGGTTAAGGATTATGATGAATGATCTCTGTTCTCCACTTGACTATGTCTGGGATTGATTAAAACCCAAGCTGCTGAAGGCAAGAAGAAAAATCCTAAATCTTGATGGCAATCCAgataaaaggacatggaagaaggagctgctgcctgcctgtttgcCCTCACTCTCCCTGGCAAGCTCATCCATCCCGTGGCTTTGGCATCTGAACCAACTTCTGGATTCTAACATAGTCTGGGTATCAgcagctctccaggaatcctctAGCCCTCCAGAGCCAGTTTgggactgctgagacatccaTCCTCATGGATTGAAAAATTACCAGATTTTCAGCCTCCAATGTAAGACCCTCATTGTTGGACTACCCAGATCACATCCTTTAAGCCAACCTAATAAATCCCAAATAAACATATACATTAATTCAATCGGTCCTGTCTCATTAGAGAACCTTGGGCaattggtagaatgcttgccaaGCACACAGAGAGCCTTGAGTCCCATCCCGAGGACCTCATAcgtgggtatggtggtgcacacctgtaaccccagcactcaggatggaGTCAAGAGGACCAAGGATTCATTGCTGTTCTAGACTTTGCAGAAAATTCAAGGCCAATGCTGTCACAAGagcaaggaagaagagaaggggaagaggaacagaaggaaagaggaagaggaggagggagaagaggaagaagtaaaGATGAGATTTTTGTGTAGGCTCTAATCCAGTATGATCTGTGTCCTTTAAAAATAGATTAGGACACTGACAGATGCTCTCTACAGAAGTGAAGGAGCAGGCTATCAGCAGGACCTCCACAAGCACCTTGATCTCAGAGCCTTGGCCTCCAGAACAGTAAGACTAATTGTGGCAGACTGGCAGGCTGATGCCAGTGTCGATAATGAGACAATAACAAATGTTGACAGATATGAGGAAAAACCAATAATGGGAACATAAAATAGTACAGCCACTTTGGGTAAAGCAgtttagcattttctttaaaagttaaacgtaggcctggcagtggtggcacatgcctttagtcccagctacttgggaggcagacacaggtggatttctgagtttgaggccagtctggtctacagagttagttccaggacagccagggctacacagagaaaccctgtctcagtctccccccaataaataaaaataaaaaataaaaaatgttgggCCTGGAGAAGTGGTATCATTATTAAGAACACTTGACGCTCTTGGATTGGTccagagtttagttcccagcacccatgttgacAGCTTACCAGCATCTACCCAAGAGCAATAAAAGCTTGTATCTAACAAAGACTTGGTCAGGAATGTTGTTACATTTCAAGCAACAGACACAAAGGAGAACAATCCAGACACCTATCTGTGGACAAGCCATGATTCAGGACAGCAAAAGGATTCCAGTCAACAGCAAGACAGAGGAGCTGCCGCCCAGTTCATCAGCATTCGTGAGTGTAAGGCCGGAAGAAGCATGCCCACTAAAGCTGTCCTGTGTGAAGCGAGGCATACTCCCAACCAAGCATCTGTCCAGTGCCTTCTGCATATTGCCATTACACAGACAGCCGTGACCAAGCAAGATAAGGCCAGTCCTAGGAAAGGTTCCAGCCTAGAAATTCAGACACTGCCGTCTAAAGGGGTACCAATGACAGCTGTCCTGAGGCCAGCATCTACTGTGAGAAATTGGGAAGAATCAGGTTCTCCCTCAACCCCAGGAATCCCgagctggaggagcagccaggacTCCTCTGGTCTCGTGTTTGCCTCCCTTCAGTGAAGCCACCCGAGATGTGAGAACTGGTGTGATGTATGActttgcatgctgtgtgtgtcagGGGTGCAAATTGTGTGTGAGGTGTGCCTTAGCAGTATGTGAGATGGGGAGGGTCAAGTGTGTATCAAGTATATGAAGTGTATGCCCCCGGTGTGTGAAGTGAGTGTGTCAGGTGTGTGACTGTGATCAGAGGCAGTGCAGAGGTCTGCCGTGGGAGGGGGTATGAGGCCACCTGAGCCACAGTGGTCCCTCCTCCAGCCTGCATCTCCATGGCAACCACAGCCTCGCTCTCAGGCTTCAGCCCCTAGCCCGCCCCGCCTGGTGGTGAAGCGTCTGGAACTGCATCCTCCGCATCCACACCGCATCCCTGTCCTCCCGCGACTGCGTCCTGCAGCAACTGCCTGTGAGCCATTTCCACGTTTCTTCTTTTGGAATGGGGACGAGGGGGCCAGCATGTGCGCGTGGGTGTGCAAGGGTGCAGGGATGTGAGAGGTGCGAGGAAGGGGGCGGGTGCAAGAGTGTGTGACTGTGCGCCTGTGGGATGTACGTGCAAAGATATGGGTGTAGGGGTTGAGAGTCTATGTGGGAGTGATTTGGCTGATCCGATGACTGCCAGAGCGCTAGAGCACAGCCATTTCCTTCCTGTGGTATCCATAGTAGTCAGGCTGGCCTTGCTAGCTCTGGTGGAGGGTGGTCATTAGACATCTCAGGACAGGTGGGGGCAGCAGCTCTGCTGACTTGAGGTGGATGGAATGGTCCCTAGACCTCAAGGTATGTCAAGAAACCCTTGCAGGCCAGTGGCCATTATGAAGAATTATGGCTGCTCCCCCTGCACATATGAAGCTGGAATCCCTATCGTGGGCATAGCAGGGTAGCAGTGGCGGTGAGACTGCTGGACTTCAGCTCGCCCAGTTCATGGTGACTGCAGACCCCCTCCCTGTGCACTGGCTCCACCTCTGCAGGTCTGGGAGAGCCAGTGGGAGCTGTGCGTCTCCAAGGTGGCTCAGGGACAAGAATGCCAGCTCCTGTCCGGGTGTGACTGCTTGGGGGAGAGGGGTGTTACAAAAGGAAGCAGCTAGATGAAGAGAAAGGGCTCATCAGAAGGGGTGTTGCCCGGAACATTGAGTGTTTAGCTGTCTGCGCATAGGAGGGCATGGTGGGGGTCGCTGAGCGATGGCTCTCAAGGATAGTAGAAGATATGAAAGCCACTTGTCTCAAACCACCTGCCGCGGGCTCGGCTTTAGATGCTGGGCCACAGGTGGCTGGTGAGTGTGGGGAGCCACACGCAGCTGtgcccctcctctctgtccttctctgcttGGGCCCCACGGAACAGCCCTTCAAACTGGAGGCAAACCACCACTACCTAAAAGGGCTTGGGCGCAAGCAGAACCGGGTGGGCACTGCGG
This portion of the Apodemus sylvaticus chromosome 1, mApoSyl1.1, whole genome shotgun sequence genome encodes:
- the Prap1 gene encoding proline-rich acidic protein 1, which codes for MPPLPLTLSPGPFLLATCLVAALLWEAGAIPAHQVPVKTKGKYVFPEQETEKAWGPRAMEPLDKDNQLGALLLVPKQKPAAAEENRPDAKTSVEIKDILSRFRNPLQGPEPDLDSIDHPMFEDVQDEEVPQSWPVLYRQVLQGPEKDLDHLSHSMEDS